In Micromonospora sp. WMMA1363, a genomic segment contains:
- the sph gene encoding sphingomyelin phosphodiesterase: MKRLRSLLLAGVLAATGLLAPAAPATAAPVPLKVLTHNVMFLPQSLFPNWGQVKRADLIAEAAYVTGQDVVVLQEMFDNEASDRLKESLSGQYPHQTPVLGRSRSGWDATMGAYSSATPEDGGVTILSKWPILEKVQYVYADGCGADWFSNKGFVYARLNVDGSPVHVVGTHAQAADTGCADGTGANVRAAQFDELDAFLDARSIPTGEQVVIAGDLNVDRYSAEYATMLTQLDVGGPSFTGHPYSWDAQHNDMADYNDDKDSRQQLDYVLRRNGHASHGSGDNETLAVEAPKWCVTSWFVRYCYTDYADHYPVAAAV; this comes from the coding sequence GCCACCGCCGCGCCGGTGCCACTGAAGGTGCTCACACACAACGTGATGTTCCTGCCGCAGTCGCTCTTCCCGAACTGGGGCCAGGTCAAGCGGGCAGATCTGATCGCCGAGGCCGCCTACGTCACCGGCCAGGACGTGGTCGTCCTACAGGAGATGTTCGACAACGAGGCGTCCGACCGGCTCAAGGAAAGCCTCTCCGGGCAGTATCCCCATCAGACGCCCGTCCTCGGCCGGTCACGGTCGGGCTGGGACGCCACCATGGGCGCCTACTCCAGTGCCACCCCGGAGGACGGCGGGGTCACGATCCTGAGCAAGTGGCCCATCCTCGAGAAGGTCCAGTACGTGTATGCCGATGGCTGCGGGGCGGACTGGTTCTCCAACAAGGGCTTCGTGTACGCCCGGCTGAACGTTGACGGAAGCCCGGTACACGTCGTGGGCACCCATGCCCAAGCGGCCGACACCGGCTGCGCCGACGGCACCGGCGCCAACGTGCGGGCGGCACAGTTCGACGAACTCGACGCCTTCCTCGACGCTCGTTCCATCCCGACCGGCGAGCAGGTCGTCATCGCCGGCGACCTCAATGTCGACCGCTACTCCGCCGAATACGCCACCATGCTGACCCAGCTCGACGTCGGCGGACCCTCGTTCACCGGCCACCCGTACTCCTGGGACGCCCAGCACAACGACATGGCCGACTACAACGACGACAAGGACAGCCGTCAGCAGCTGGACTACGTTCTGCGGCGCAACGGCCACGCGAGTCACGGCTCAGGCGACAACGAAACGCTGGCCGTGGAAGCGCCGAAATGGTGCGTGACCAGCTGGTTCGTCCGCTACTGCTACACCGACTACGCCGACCACTATCCGGTCGCGGCAGCTGTCTGA
- a CDS encoding phosphotransferase has product MRSDWIALPDAVAAEVAERVGGIVGVYPAPSGNHAEIASAVIGSTSKAFVKAASGDLGVRSLRYELAATGAVDRFPPATLWHVERDGWLVVGAELLAGSHADLSPGGADLDLLGVALKGLQESVAPPGAWFTPETRLGFTRQADGDTLIHSDLNPANLIVTTHGLRIVDWAYATKAAPWVELALLVQWLIGGGHSPEQAEDWLAQFPAWAETDPEVLDDFAARNASKWASKSRQSTLGWVHDLAAWTCKWAAHRA; this is encoded by the coding sequence ATGCGTAGTGACTGGATCGCCCTGCCCGACGCTGTCGCAGCGGAGGTGGCCGAGCGAGTCGGCGGCATCGTCGGCGTCTACCCGGCGCCGAGTGGCAACCATGCGGAGATCGCGTCGGCCGTCATCGGCTCGACCAGCAAGGCCTTCGTCAAGGCGGCTTCGGGCGATCTGGGCGTCCGGTCACTTCGCTACGAGCTGGCGGCGACCGGGGCTGTCGACCGGTTCCCGCCGGCCACCCTCTGGCATGTCGAGCGCGACGGATGGTTGGTAGTGGGGGCCGAGCTTCTTGCCGGCTCCCACGCCGACCTCTCGCCCGGAGGCGCGGATCTCGACCTGCTGGGCGTGGCGCTCAAGGGGCTCCAGGAGAGCGTAGCCCCGCCCGGGGCGTGGTTCACGCCGGAGACGCGGCTCGGCTTCACCCGTCAGGCGGACGGCGACACGCTCATCCACTCCGACCTGAACCCGGCCAACCTGATCGTCACCACGCACGGCCTACGGATTGTCGACTGGGCGTACGCAACCAAGGCGGCACCGTGGGTCGAGCTGGCGTTGCTCGTCCAGTGGTTGATTGGCGGCGGCCACAGCCCCGAGCAGGCGGAAGACTGGTTGGCTCAGTTCCCCGCCTGGGCTGAGACGGATCCCGAGGTGCTGGACGACTTCGCGGCACGCAACGCCTCGAAGTGGGCCAGCAAGTCGCGGCAGAGCACGTTGGGTTGGGTGCACGACCTCGCGGCCTGGACCTGTAAGTGGGCGGCCCATCGGGCGTAG
- the tgmC gene encoding ATP-grasp peptide maturase system methyltransferase, translating into MTATAEQLRNRLVDELTGHGWLTEEWRPAFTTVPRHAFLSRFFRQTPDRSRYEAVAAGAPGALELIYSNSVLPTQLDGDDARWEASRRDGPIDGVPTCSSTQPALMAIMLHALDVADGHRVLEIGTGTGYNAALLAHRLGSPLVTTVDIDAGLVERARTALTAVGYAPTVAATDGAAGYPGNAPYDRVIATCAVPAVPRSWLGQTRPGGVILTNLHREIGGGLLLRLTVDETGAGSGHPLDDYGSFMPLRSCPTAQTSALVRAASQATGDTHETHLPAPLADDGEAWTALVALMLPDVARLDIDRPDGAVQWLVHPDGSWAYHHTPTRTVEQGGPRRLWTEVEDLHSRWTAHGKPGRPQIGVTLTAAGQQVWLNNPTEIIG; encoded by the coding sequence ATGACCGCTACCGCCGAACAACTACGCAACCGCCTCGTGGACGAGCTGACCGGCCACGGCTGGCTCACCGAGGAGTGGCGGCCGGCGTTCACCACCGTGCCCCGCCACGCCTTCCTGTCCCGCTTCTTCCGCCAGACCCCCGACCGCAGCCGGTACGAGGCGGTCGCCGCGGGCGCCCCCGGGGCGTTGGAGCTGATCTACTCCAACAGCGTGCTCCCCACCCAACTCGACGGCGACGACGCCCGATGGGAAGCGTCCCGCCGCGACGGCCCGATCGACGGCGTGCCGACCTGTTCCAGCACCCAACCTGCCCTTATGGCGATCATGCTGCACGCGCTGGACGTGGCCGACGGGCACCGGGTGTTGGAAATCGGCACCGGCACCGGGTACAACGCCGCGCTCCTCGCCCACCGGCTCGGCTCGCCGCTGGTCACCACCGTCGACATCGACGCCGGGTTGGTCGAGCGGGCGCGCACTGCGTTGACCGCCGTCGGATACGCCCCTACGGTGGCCGCCACCGACGGCGCGGCCGGCTACCCCGGCAACGCCCCCTATGACCGGGTCATTGCTACGTGTGCCGTGCCGGCGGTGCCGCGCAGTTGGCTCGGGCAGACCCGCCCCGGCGGGGTGATCCTGACCAACCTGCACCGCGAGATCGGCGGCGGGCTGCTGCTGCGGCTGACCGTGGACGAGACTGGCGCGGGCAGCGGGCACCCGCTCGACGACTACGGCTCGTTCATGCCGCTGCGTTCCTGCCCCACCGCACAGACCTCGGCGCTCGTGCGCGCCGCGTCGCAGGCCACCGGCGACACCCACGAAACCCACCTTCCCGCCCCGCTGGCCGACGACGGGGAGGCGTGGACCGCGCTGGTGGCGCTGATGCTCCCCGACGTGGCCCGACTCGACATCGACCGCCCCGACGGCGCGGTGCAATGGCTCGTCCACCCCGACGGCTCCTGGGCCTACCACCACACCCCCACCCGCACCGTCGAACAGGGCGGACCCCGCCGGCTGTGGACCGAGGTGGAGGACCTCCACAGCCGGTGGACCGCGCACGGCAAGCCCGGCCGCCCGCAGATCGGCGTCACGCTCACCGCCGCCGGGCAACAGGTGTGGCTCAACAACCCCACCGAGATCATCGGGTGA
- the tgmB gene encoding ATP-grasp ribosomal peptide maturase, with amino-acid sequence MGDERTVLVLTQPYDVTADYVVAELAARDVPIFRCDPGDFPRTLTLVAQSGGGWRGSLRLPGRRAALHDLGCAYYRRPTAFELPAHLTDEERRWATREARMGLGGVLAAHPLWLNHPHDIARAEYKPVQLAAAGTVGLSAPPTLITNEPAAAERFVREHGGAVVKPLGSGVIAEAGTAKLIYTNRVCAEEIDHTVAGTAHLFQQQVDKAYEVRLTVVDDAWFAVRIDGASQATGLDWRTDYDALSYSVVTVPEAIRAAVSRLLARLRLRFGALDFIVTPHDEWIFLEINPNGQWAWLQDATGLPIAAAIADALTKETT; translated from the coding sequence GTGGGCGACGAGCGCACGGTGCTTGTGCTGACCCAGCCGTACGACGTGACCGCCGACTACGTGGTCGCGGAACTGGCAGCACGGGACGTGCCGATATTCCGGTGCGACCCCGGCGACTTCCCGCGGACGTTGACGCTCGTCGCGCAGTCGGGCGGAGGCTGGCGCGGCAGCCTCCGCCTACCCGGCCGCCGTGCCGCGCTGCACGACTTAGGGTGCGCCTACTACCGACGCCCGACCGCGTTCGAGCTGCCGGCGCACCTGACCGACGAAGAACGCCGCTGGGCCACCCGTGAGGCGCGCATGGGCCTCGGCGGGGTGCTCGCGGCGCATCCATTGTGGCTCAACCACCCGCACGACATCGCCCGTGCCGAGTACAAGCCGGTCCAGCTCGCCGCTGCCGGCACGGTCGGACTGTCCGCGCCCCCGACGTTGATCACGAACGAGCCGGCGGCGGCGGAGCGGTTCGTGCGCGAGCACGGCGGCGCCGTGGTCAAGCCGCTCGGCTCCGGTGTGATCGCCGAGGCCGGCACCGCGAAACTGATCTACACCAACCGGGTGTGCGCCGAGGAGATCGACCACACCGTTGCCGGCACCGCGCACCTGTTCCAACAGCAGGTGGACAAGGCGTACGAGGTGCGGCTGACGGTCGTTGATGATGCGTGGTTCGCCGTACGCATCGACGGCGCCTCGCAGGCGACGGGGCTGGACTGGCGCACCGATTACGACGCCCTGTCGTACTCGGTGGTGACCGTGCCCGAGGCGATCCGCGCGGCCGTGTCGCGGCTGCTGGCCCGGCTGCGGCTGCGCTTCGGCGCGCTGGACTTCATCGTCACCCCACACGACGAATGGATCTTCCTGGAGATCAACCCCAACGGGCAATGGGCGTGGCTGCAAGACGCCACCGGCCTACCCATCGCCGCCGCGATAGCCGACGCTCTGACCAAGGAGACGACATGA
- the tgmA gene encoding putative ATP-grasp-modified RiPP — protein sequence MSPTTPAVSRPTLDDPLFPVASYLPLGRPLGAVVSDGSAPTAADRRPFGLRFATAPTSIPVDLTTVHYDADRQMSVNTTGVPVYGKHSTGQTSTKTSDGYKSMDSDIDHTED from the coding sequence ATGTCCCCGACCACCCCCGCCGTATCCCGTCCGACGCTCGATGACCCGCTGTTCCCGGTCGCCTCGTACCTGCCCCTGGGCCGTCCGCTGGGAGCCGTCGTCAGCGACGGCAGTGCGCCGACGGCCGCCGACCGGCGGCCGTTCGGGCTGCGGTTCGCCACCGCGCCCACGTCGATCCCGGTCGACCTGACGACGGTGCACTACGACGCCGACCGTCAGATGTCGGTCAACACGACCGGAGTCCCGGTCTACGGCAAACACTCGACCGGGCAGACCAGCACCAAGACGTCCGACGGGTACAAGAGCATGGATTCCGACATCGACCATACCGAGGACTGA
- a CDS encoding helix-turn-helix transcriptional regulator → MASTGSSVPRRQLGRLLRQARDEAGMPLEAAAKQLEWSRARMYRIEGAQTSVRTHDVELMCRIYGTSDEMRSVLVALAAESKSRGWWHAYGDAIPEWFELYVGLEAAASDLRQYEPALIPGLLQTPEYMVAVFQTKPGRTPDEIARNVALRMERQRLLTRRAPAAPRLEVVIDESVIRRPIGEMEGWRQQLAHLANVNQSLPNVSVRVLPMGVGPHRASVAGAFVVLDFPRISTRPAEPSTVYSESLTGSLYLDRPGEVATYIEVWSTLWGAALDERASEDLLSNVIKESYNE, encoded by the coding sequence TTGGCAAGCACTGGATCTAGCGTCCCGAGGCGACAACTTGGCCGATTGCTGCGGCAGGCCCGCGACGAAGCCGGGATGCCGCTTGAGGCTGCGGCGAAGCAGCTTGAGTGGAGCCGAGCGCGCATGTATCGGATCGAAGGCGCGCAAACCTCCGTACGCACCCATGATGTTGAGCTGATGTGCCGAATCTATGGCACATCGGACGAAATGCGCTCGGTCCTGGTGGCGCTGGCCGCCGAAAGCAAGTCGCGCGGCTGGTGGCACGCGTACGGCGACGCCATCCCCGAATGGTTCGAGCTATACGTCGGACTTGAGGCCGCAGCCTCCGACCTCCGGCAGTATGAGCCCGCACTGATCCCCGGCCTACTACAAACCCCGGAGTACATGGTCGCCGTGTTCCAAACCAAGCCGGGACGAACCCCAGACGAGATTGCTCGCAACGTGGCGTTGCGGATGGAGCGTCAGAGGTTGCTCACCAGGCGGGCACCGGCAGCACCCCGCCTTGAAGTCGTAATTGATGAGTCAGTGATCCGCCGACCCATCGGAGAGATGGAGGGCTGGCGACAGCAACTCGCCCACCTGGCGAACGTGAACCAATCCCTCCCCAACGTTTCCGTTCGGGTGCTCCCTATGGGCGTCGGCCCGCATCGAGCGTCCGTTGCCGGCGCGTTCGTTGTGCTGGACTTTCCCCGGATCAGCACCCGCCCCGCTGAGCCGTCTACCGTATACAGCGAGTCACTGACCGGCAGCCTGTACCTTGACCGCCCAGGCGAGGTTGCTACATACATTGAGGTCTGGTCTACCCTCTGGGGGGCGGCGCTTGACGAGCGAGCGTCAGAGGACTTGCTAAGCAACGTGATAAAGGAGAGTTACAATGAGTGA
- a CDS encoding DUF397 domain-containing protein, with translation MSDLSQALWRKSSRSGNEGNCVEVADNLSGVVGVRDSKDRTGPALVFGPTAWRAFVGFAKSTS, from the coding sequence ATGAGTGATCTATCGCAGGCCCTCTGGCGCAAGAGCAGCAGGAGCGGCAACGAGGGCAACTGTGTGGAGGTTGCCGACAATCTTTCCGGCGTCGTAGGCGTCCGGGACTCGAAGGACCGGACCGGGCCGGCGCTGGTGTTCGGCCCGACGGCGTGGCGGGCGTTCGTCGGCTTCGCCAAGTCGACTAGCTGA
- a CDS encoding dATP/dGTP diphosphohydrolase domain-containing protein: MCEHLQWHRRGGGGCGERQEFDSGMVRDAQEGKPRFDLLLPEGIPYEEQMLTRLALLLARGAQKYSDRNWEKARGKEELDRAKASAFRHLMQWLCDEDDEDHAAAVMFNLALGELVRWKMDADAEVTSAFATGDAAFVTGDTAELMHELPRGTRVVLLRVDPSYREQRVWLIEDFGTALRAEVAEKDLAMHMPPVQDRAP, translated from the coding sequence GTGTGTGAGCACCTTCAGTGGCACCGGCGCGGCGGTGGCGGGTGCGGCGAGCGCCAGGAGTTTGACTCCGGCATGGTGCGCGACGCCCAGGAGGGCAAGCCGCGGTTCGACCTACTACTGCCGGAGGGCATCCCGTACGAGGAGCAGATGCTCACTCGGCTCGCTTTGCTGCTGGCACGCGGCGCGCAGAAGTACAGCGACCGCAATTGGGAGAAGGCCCGAGGAAAGGAGGAACTGGATCGCGCGAAGGCCAGCGCATTCCGGCACCTGATGCAGTGGCTGTGCGACGAGGACGACGAGGACCACGCCGCCGCCGTCATGTTCAACCTGGCGCTGGGGGAACTCGTGCGGTGGAAGATGGACGCTGATGCCGAAGTCACCTCGGCGTTCGCCACCGGCGACGCGGCCTTCGTCACGGGCGACACCGCCGAGCTAATGCACGAACTGCCTCGCGGTACCCGGGTCGTTTTGCTACGCGTCGACCCGAGCTACCGAGAGCAGCGCGTCTGGCTGATTGAGGACTTCGGTACAGCGCTGCGAGCTGAAGTAGCCGAGAAGGATCTGGCCATGCACATGCCGCCTGTCCAAGATCGTGCGCCATGA
- a CDS encoding RNA methyltransferase — protein sequence MPSGSGRRTAPAGGSDAVRQNRRVPVHLITEPDDDRIADYRALTDVELRTRWEPPHGLFIAEGELVLRRALRAGYPARSYLVDAKRVDQLADLDTGDTPIYAATPEVLHQATGFHVHRGVLASFRRRSLPAPAEVLAGARRVVVLEDVNNHTNLGAIFRAVAGLGVDAVLLSPTCADPLYRRSVRVSMGEVFAVPYARLDPWPGALAKVRAAGFTVLAMTPAPDAVPIQRLDPGQRGRSALLLGAEGAGLTRAAMDASDVRVVIPMRRGVDSLNVAAATAVACWELGRTDPL from the coding sequence GTGCCGTCGGGATCGGGCCGCCGGACGGCGCCCGCCGGGGGCTCGGACGCCGTCCGGCAGAATCGGCGGGTGCCCGTCCACCTCATCACCGAACCCGACGACGACCGGATCGCCGACTACCGCGCGCTGACCGACGTGGAGCTGCGGACCCGGTGGGAGCCACCGCACGGCCTGTTCATCGCCGAGGGGGAGCTGGTGCTCCGCCGCGCGTTGCGGGCGGGCTACCCGGCCCGGTCGTACCTGGTGGACGCCAAGCGGGTCGACCAGCTCGCCGACCTGGACACCGGGGACACACCGATCTACGCGGCGACGCCGGAGGTTCTGCACCAGGCCACTGGTTTTCACGTGCACCGGGGAGTGTTGGCGTCGTTCCGGCGCCGGTCGCTGCCGGCGCCGGCGGAGGTGCTCGCCGGCGCCCGCCGCGTGGTGGTCCTCGAGGACGTCAACAACCACACCAACCTCGGCGCGATCTTCCGGGCCGTGGCCGGGCTCGGCGTCGACGCGGTGCTGCTCTCGCCCACCTGCGCCGACCCGCTCTACCGGCGCAGCGTACGGGTGAGCATGGGCGAGGTGTTCGCGGTGCCGTACGCGAGACTGGACCCGTGGCCGGGTGCGCTCGCCAAGGTCCGTGCGGCGGGGTTCACCGTGCTGGCGATGACTCCCGCCCCGGACGCGGTGCCGATCCAGCGTCTCGACCCGGGTCAGCGGGGGCGCTCGGCGTTGCTGCTCGGCGCGGAGGGCGCGGGCCTGACCCGGGCGGCGATGGACGCCAGCGACGTCCGGGTGGTGATTCCGATGCGGCGCGGCGTCGACTCGCTCAACGTCGCCGCCGCCACCGCCGTCGCCTGCTGGGAGCTAGGCCGCACCGACCCACTCTGA
- a CDS encoding transglycosylase domain-containing protein has product MASRAPLSRLFTVLLAGVLAGLLLAVVALPGNLLLGLATRAALGGYAALPDALRTPATPQRSYVYANDGKTLITTFYDVNRTDVPLDEIAPTMRAAIVAAEDRRFYDHSGVDLRGMARALVANATGETTQGGSTLTMQYVRNVLKTDPSRTAEERAAATEQTAGRKLQEIRYAKALEQRLSKDEILNRYLNIAYFGSGAYGIAAASQRYFAKTPADLTLAEASLLAGLVQSPEAYNPIDGDTDAALARRAYVLDAMAATGAITADQAAAAKAEKLALRPTAQPNGCTALADGHDDWGFFCDYLRRWWLDQPAFGETVEEREQTLRRGGYTVVTSLDPQVQATAQQQATGVYGYDSKRALPIAAVEPGTGRVLAMAVNRHYSLDANPDGANNRPNTVNPLISGGDSVQGYQAGSTFKLFTMLAALEAGKPLSTGFDAPSRLPTRYAAEGDAACGDRWCPANANPEWMDGYRMMWDGFGRSVNTYFVWLAEQVGPEKVVEMAQRLGITFRADADAAFAADAAENWGSFTLGVAATTPLDLANAYATVAAEGIYCEPLPVVSVTAPDGSTVPVEPSCKRVLDADVARAATDAARCPVGQQSPFGQCNGGTATSVNRILDGRPVAGKTGSSEGNATETFVGFTPQVAVAGIAANPDDATDAVGAAVQAEVIDAVARVIATAVDGQPEKAFAAPSPELVGDPHRRVERPELDRRRPERDPADDPLADFRRWLDRRG; this is encoded by the coding sequence ATGGCCTCCCGTGCTCCGCTGTCGCGGCTGTTCACCGTGCTGCTCGCCGGCGTGCTCGCCGGGCTGCTCCTGGCGGTCGTGGCGCTGCCGGGGAACCTGCTGCTCGGGCTCGCCACCCGTGCGGCGCTCGGGGGCTACGCGGCCCTGCCGGACGCGTTGCGCACCCCCGCCACCCCCCAGCGCTCCTACGTCTACGCCAACGACGGCAAGACGTTGATCACGACGTTCTACGACGTCAACCGCACCGACGTGCCGCTGGACGAGATCGCCCCGACGATGCGGGCGGCGATCGTCGCGGCCGAGGACCGCCGCTTCTACGACCACAGCGGCGTCGACCTGCGGGGGATGGCCCGCGCGCTGGTCGCCAACGCCACCGGCGAGACCACGCAGGGCGGTTCGACGCTGACCATGCAGTACGTCCGCAACGTGCTCAAGACCGACCCGAGCCGCACCGCCGAGGAGCGCGCCGCCGCCACCGAGCAGACCGCCGGGCGCAAACTCCAGGAGATCCGGTACGCCAAGGCGCTGGAGCAGCGCCTGAGCAAGGACGAGATCCTCAACCGCTACCTGAACATCGCGTACTTCGGCTCCGGGGCGTACGGCATCGCTGCGGCCAGCCAGCGTTACTTCGCCAAGACACCCGCGGATCTGACCCTCGCCGAGGCGTCCCTGCTCGCCGGTCTGGTGCAGTCGCCCGAGGCGTACAACCCGATCGACGGCGACACCGACGCGGCGCTCGCCCGGCGGGCGTACGTGCTCGACGCGATGGCCGCCACCGGCGCGATCACCGCGGACCAGGCCGCGGCGGCGAAGGCCGAGAAGCTCGCCCTGCGCCCGACGGCCCAGCCCAACGGGTGCACCGCGCTGGCCGACGGCCACGACGACTGGGGTTTCTTCTGCGACTACCTGCGCCGGTGGTGGCTCGACCAGCCGGCCTTCGGCGAGACCGTCGAGGAGCGGGAGCAGACGCTGCGCCGCGGCGGCTACACCGTGGTCACCTCGCTGGACCCGCAGGTCCAGGCCACCGCGCAGCAGCAGGCCACCGGCGTCTACGGGTACGACAGCAAACGGGCGCTGCCGATCGCCGCCGTCGAGCCCGGCACCGGTCGGGTCCTGGCGATGGCCGTCAACCGGCACTACAGCCTGGACGCGAACCCGGACGGCGCGAACAACCGGCCGAACACGGTCAACCCGCTGATCTCCGGCGGTGACAGTGTCCAGGGCTACCAGGCCGGGTCGACGTTCAAGCTGTTCACCATGCTCGCCGCGCTGGAGGCCGGCAAACCGCTGTCCACCGGCTTCGACGCGCCGAGCCGCCTGCCGACCCGGTACGCCGCGGAGGGCGATGCCGCCTGCGGCGACCGGTGGTGCCCAGCCAACGCCAACCCCGAGTGGATGGACGGCTACCGGATGATGTGGGACGGCTTCGGCCGTTCGGTGAACACCTACTTCGTGTGGCTGGCCGAGCAGGTGGGGCCGGAGAAGGTGGTCGAGATGGCCCAGCGGCTCGGCATCACCTTCCGGGCCGACGCCGACGCCGCCTTCGCCGCCGACGCCGCCGAGAACTGGGGCTCGTTCACCCTCGGCGTGGCCGCGACCACCCCACTGGATCTGGCCAACGCGTACGCCACCGTGGCCGCCGAGGGAATCTACTGCGAGCCGCTGCCGGTGGTCTCGGTGACCGCGCCGGACGGCTCGACGGTGCCGGTGGAGCCGTCCTGCAAGCGGGTGCTCGACGCGGACGTGGCCCGCGCCGCCACCGACGCGGCCCGCTGCCCGGTCGGCCAGCAGTCGCCGTTCGGCCAGTGCAACGGCGGCACCGCCACCTCCGTGAACCGGATTCTCGACGGCCGCCCGGTCGCCGGCAAGACCGGTAGTTCCGAGGGGAACGCCACCGAGACGTTCGTCGGCTTCACCCCGCAGGTGGCGGTGGCGGGGATCGCCGCCAACCCCGACGACGCGACCGACGCGGTGGGCGCCGCCGTGCAGGCCGAGGTGATCGACGCGGTGGCGCGGGTGATCGCCACCGCGGTCGACGGGCAGCCGGAAAAGGCGTTCGCCGCGCCCAGCCCCGAGCTGGTGGGCGACCCACACCGTCGGGTCGAGCGCCCGGAACTCGACCGCCGTCGGCCGGAGCGGGACCCGGCGGACGACCCGCTCGCCGACTTCCGCCGCTGGCTCGACCGCCGCGGGTGA